Proteins from a single region of Geothrix sp. PMB-07:
- a CDS encoding sodium-translocating pyrophosphatase, with the protein MKGAMTAIVMLLLSSPAFAGGEAELKIPALQGSFMGMTGHNLLLIGLFICLLGIGFGLVQYAQIRDLPVHKSMLEISELIYETCKTYLITQIKFISVLWAFIAVIIVAYFKFLAHTPMGWGQVIVILIFSVIGILGSVAVAWFGIRINTFANSRTAFASLGGKPFPTMEIPLKAGMSIGMLLISVELLLMLAILLFIPGDAAGPCFIGFAIGESLGAAALRIAGGIFTKIADIGSDLMKIVFKIKEDDARNPGVIADCVGDNAGDSVGPTADGFETYGVTGVALITFILLAVKDPAIQVPLLVWIFVMRVGMIVTSAASYWINGLWAKAKYGASSKFDFETPLTTLVWLTSIVSIVMTYVLSKVLIGNLPDHLWCKLSTIITCGTLAGALIPELVKAFTSTNSGHVREVVTASKEGGASLNIISGLVAGYFSAYWMGLTIVALMGAAYYVSTFGLAGFMEAPAIFAFGLVAFGFLGMGPVTIAVDSYGPVTDNAQSVYELSTIEEIPGIEAEIQKDFGFKPDFENGKMYLEENDGAGNTFKATAKPVLIGTAVVGATTLIFSIIQVLNGKFGVENVFRGLSIINPLFLLGIITGGAIIFWFSGAACQAVATGAYRAVEFIKQNIKLDSGAAKASVEDSKKVVEICTQYAQKGMFNIFLAVFFSTLAFACANHYFFIGYLISIAVFGLYQAIFMANTGGAWDNAKKLVETELKAKGTALHDACVVGDTVGDPFKDTSSVALNPVIKFTTLFGLLAVELAIELNPVTAHIWALVFFLISTVFVWRSFYGMRIPTVEDKA; encoded by the coding sequence ATGAAGGGGGCCATGACCGCCATCGTCATGCTGCTCCTCTCGTCGCCAGCCTTCGCGGGCGGTGAGGCAGAACTGAAAATCCCTGCCCTGCAGGGCAGTTTCATGGGCATGACGGGCCACAACCTGCTGCTCATCGGCCTCTTCATCTGTCTGCTCGGCATTGGTTTCGGCCTGGTGCAGTACGCCCAGATCCGCGATCTTCCCGTGCACAAATCCATGCTCGAAATCTCCGAGCTGATCTACGAGACCTGCAAGACCTACCTGATCACCCAGATCAAATTCATTTCCGTGCTCTGGGCTTTCATTGCCGTCATCATCGTCGCCTACTTCAAGTTCCTGGCGCACACGCCCATGGGCTGGGGCCAGGTGATCGTGATCTTGATCTTCTCGGTCATCGGCATCCTGGGCTCGGTGGCGGTGGCTTGGTTCGGGATCCGCATCAACACCTTCGCCAACTCCCGCACGGCTTTTGCCTCCCTGGGCGGCAAGCCCTTCCCCACCATGGAAATCCCCCTGAAGGCCGGCATGTCCATCGGCATGCTGCTCATTTCGGTGGAACTGCTCCTCATGCTGGCCATCCTGCTGTTCATTCCCGGTGATGCCGCTGGCCCCTGCTTCATCGGCTTCGCCATCGGCGAGTCCCTCGGTGCCGCCGCCCTGCGCATCGCAGGCGGCATCTTCACCAAGATCGCTGACATCGGCTCCGACCTCATGAAGATCGTCTTCAAAATCAAGGAAGACGATGCCCGCAACCCCGGCGTCATCGCCGATTGCGTGGGTGACAATGCGGGCGATTCCGTGGGCCCCACGGCCGACGGCTTCGAAACCTACGGTGTCACGGGCGTGGCCCTCATTACCTTCATCCTGCTGGCCGTGAAGGACCCCGCCATCCAGGTGCCCCTGCTGGTGTGGATCTTCGTCATGCGCGTGGGCATGATTGTGACCTCCGCCGCGTCCTACTGGATCAACGGCCTCTGGGCGAAGGCCAAGTACGGCGCGTCCTCCAAGTTCGATTTCGAGACGCCCCTGACCACCCTGGTGTGGCTGACGTCCATCGTCTCCATCGTGATGACCTACGTGCTCTCCAAGGTGCTCATCGGCAACCTGCCCGACCACCTCTGGTGCAAGCTCTCGACCATCATCACCTGCGGCACCCTCGCGGGCGCGCTCATTCCCGAGCTGGTGAAAGCCTTCACCTCCACCAACTCCGGCCATGTCCGCGAAGTGGTGACGGCCTCCAAGGAGGGCGGAGCCTCTCTCAACATCATCTCCGGCCTGGTGGCGGGCTACTTCTCCGCCTACTGGATGGGGCTCACCATCGTGGCCCTCATGGGCGCCGCGTACTACGTGTCCACCTTCGGCCTCGCCGGCTTCATGGAAGCTCCTGCCATCTTCGCCTTCGGCCTCGTGGCCTTCGGCTTCCTGGGCATGGGTCCCGTGACCATCGCCGTGGATTCCTATGGCCCCGTGACGGACAACGCCCAGTCCGTCTATGAACTCTCCACCATCGAGGAGATTCCCGGCATTGAGGCGGAGATCCAGAAGGACTTCGGCTTCAAGCCCGACTTCGAGAACGGCAAGATGTACCTCGAAGAGAACGACGGCGCCGGCAACACCTTCAAGGCCACGGCCAAGCCCGTGCTCATCGGCACCGCCGTGGTGGGCGCCACGACGCTGATCTTCTCCATCATCCAGGTGCTGAACGGCAAGTTCGGTGTCGAGAACGTCTTCCGTGGCCTCTCGATCATCAACCCCCTGTTCCTCCTGGGCATCATCACGGGCGGCGCCATCATCTTCTGGTTCTCCGGCGCGGCCTGCCAGGCCGTGGCCACGGGTGCCTACCGGGCGGTGGAGTTCATCAAGCAGAACATCAAGCTGGATTCCGGGGCCGCCAAGGCCTCGGTGGAAGACTCCAAGAAAGTGGTGGAGATCTGCACCCAGTACGCCCAGAAGGGCATGTTCAACATCTTCCTGGCGGTGTTCTTCTCCACCCTGGCCTTCGCCTGCGCCAACCACTACTTCTTCATCGGCTATCTGATCTCCATCGCTGTTTTCGGTCTCTATCAGGCCATCTTCATGGCCAATACCGGTGGTGCCTGGGATAACGCCAAGAAGCTGGTGGAAACCGAACTGAAGGCCAAGGGCACGGCCCTGCACGACGCCTGCGTCGTGGGCGACACCGTGGGCGACCCCTTCAAGGACACCTCTTCCGTGGCCTTGAACCCCGTCATCAAGTTCACCACCCTCTTTGGTCTTCTGGCCGTCGAGCTGGCGATCGAGCTGAACCCGGTGACCGCTCACATCTGGGCCCTGGTCTTCTTCCTGATCTCCACGGTCTTCGTGTGGCGCTCCTTCTATGGCATGCGCATTCCCACCGTGGAAGACAAGGCTTAA
- a CDS encoding fumarate reductase/succinate dehydrogenase flavoprotein subunit yields the protein MELNARIPDGPIEKKWEKHKFESKLVNPANKRKYRIIMVGSGLAGGAGAASLAELGYNVDCFCYQDSPRRAHSIAAQGGINAAKNYRNDGDSVYRLFYDTVKGGDFRAREANVYRLAEVSADIIDQCVANGVPFAREYGGLLDNRSFGGAQVSRTFYARGQTGQQLLIGAYQALERQVGLGTVKMHNRHEMLELIIVDGVAKGIVTRDMVTGEIESHIADAVILSTGGYGNVFYLSTNAMGCNGTAVWRAYKKGAAFGNPCFTQIHPTCIPVTGDHQSKLTLMSESLRNDGRVWVPKKKEDCKKNPNDIKEEDRDYYLERKYPSFGNLAPRDISSRAAKQVCDEGRGVGETGLGVYLDFSDAIQRLGKAKIEEKYGNLFEMYERITDENPYETPMRIYPAVHYTMGGLWVDYNLQSTIPGLFVAGEANFSDHGANRLGASALMQGLADGYFVLPATVSNYLASLKPGVRPAADHPEVAGTVTAVKDRIQKLLSIKGTKSPTHFHRELGKIMWEYCGMARNEAGLKKALELIPKLREEFWRDLRVVGENESLNQSLEMAARVADFLELGELMCLDALQRRESCGGHFREEFQTEEGEALRDDENFCHVAVWEYKGEGQAPVRHIEPLTFDNVHLATRSYK from the coding sequence ATGGAACTCAATGCACGAATCCCTGACGGCCCCATCGAGAAGAAGTGGGAGAAGCACAAGTTCGAATCCAAGCTCGTCAACCCTGCCAACAAGCGCAAGTACCGCATCATCATGGTGGGCTCCGGCCTGGCCGGCGGCGCCGGCGCCGCCTCACTGGCCGAGCTTGGCTACAACGTGGACTGCTTCTGCTACCAGGACAGCCCCCGCCGCGCCCACTCCATCGCGGCCCAGGGCGGCATCAATGCGGCCAAGAACTACCGGAACGACGGCGACAGCGTCTACCGCCTGTTCTACGACACGGTGAAGGGCGGCGACTTCCGCGCCCGTGAGGCCAACGTCTACCGCCTGGCCGAAGTGAGCGCCGACATCATCGACCAGTGCGTGGCCAACGGCGTGCCCTTCGCCCGCGAATACGGCGGCCTGCTGGACAACCGCTCCTTCGGCGGCGCCCAGGTGAGCCGCACCTTCTACGCCCGCGGGCAGACCGGCCAGCAGCTCCTCATCGGCGCCTACCAGGCCCTGGAGCGCCAGGTGGGCCTCGGCACCGTGAAGATGCACAACCGCCACGAGATGCTCGAACTCATCATCGTGGATGGCGTGGCCAAGGGCATCGTCACCCGCGACATGGTTACAGGCGAGATCGAGTCCCACATCGCCGATGCCGTGATCCTCTCCACGGGCGGGTATGGCAACGTCTTCTACCTGTCCACCAATGCCATGGGCTGCAATGGCACCGCCGTTTGGCGCGCCTACAAGAAGGGCGCCGCCTTCGGCAATCCCTGCTTCACGCAGATCCACCCCACCTGCATCCCCGTCACCGGCGACCACCAGTCGAAGCTCACGCTCATGTCCGAGTCGCTGCGCAACGATGGGCGCGTCTGGGTACCAAAAAAGAAGGAAGACTGCAAGAAGAACCCCAACGACATCAAGGAAGAGGACCGCGACTACTACCTGGAGCGGAAGTACCCCTCCTTCGGCAACCTGGCCCCGCGCGACATTTCCAGCCGCGCGGCCAAGCAGGTTTGCGATGAGGGCCGCGGCGTGGGCGAGACCGGCCTGGGTGTCTACCTCGATTTCTCCGACGCCATCCAGCGTCTGGGCAAGGCCAAGATCGAGGAAAAGTACGGCAACCTCTTCGAGATGTACGAGCGCATCACGGACGAGAACCCCTACGAAACGCCCATGCGCATCTACCCCGCGGTGCACTACACCATGGGCGGCCTCTGGGTGGACTACAACCTGCAGAGCACCATCCCGGGCCTGTTCGTGGCCGGCGAAGCCAACTTCAGCGACCACGGCGCAAACCGACTGGGCGCTTCGGCCCTCATGCAGGGCTTGGCTGACGGCTACTTCGTGCTGCCCGCCACGGTGAGCAACTACCTCGCGAGCCTCAAGCCCGGCGTCCGCCCCGCTGCAGACCACCCGGAAGTGGCCGGGACCGTGACGGCCGTGAAGGACCGCATCCAGAAGCTGCTCTCCATCAAGGGCACCAAGAGCCCCACGCACTTCCACCGAGAGCTGGGCAAGATCATGTGGGAGTACTGCGGCATGGCCCGCAACGAGGCCGGCCTCAAGAAGGCCCTCGAGCTCATCCCCAAGCTCCGCGAGGAGTTCTGGCGGGATCTCCGCGTGGTCGGAGAGAACGAGAGCCTCAACCAGAGCCTGGAGATGGCGGCCCGTGTGGCCGACTTCCTCGAACTGGGCGAGCTGATGTGCCTCGACGCCCTGCAGCGCCGCGAAAGCTGCGGCGGGCACTTCCGCGAGGAGTTCCAGACCGAGGAGGGCGAAGCACTGCGCGACGACGAGAACTTCTGCCACGTCGCCGTCTGGGAATACAAGGGTGAAGGCCAGGCTCCGGTGCGCCACATCGAACCCCTGACCTTCGACAACGTCCACCTCGCCACCCGCAGCTACAAGTGA
- a CDS encoding S9 family peptidase, producing the protein MSIRTLRFAGLAALVSVTLRLAAQAPVPPVAKQVEHLSTWHGEKVNDPWFWLREKANPEVVAYLNAENSYMEAMTADLKPFSEALYKEILGRIKQTDLSVPVRRGAYHYYSRTEEGKQYGIQCRRKATNSGAYDEKALEEVLLDQNELAKGLKFLSLGGLSVSDDDKTLLYSTDATGFRQYTLFTKDLGTGKISAPLAERVTSFTWAADNRHVFFVTEDAVTKRSNQLWRLDLKAGKPELVFEEKDELYGVGVGRTKDHKYLVSASQSTDTWEMRYLAANDPKGAFKAVLPREKGHKYDLEHREGLFYLRTNRGAKNFRLVSAPVATPDPAHWSEVLPHRPDVLLDGFDPFKDFFVVAEKSQGLERFRIFDVKAKTWRDVSFPESVYSAFDAGTPEYTSTTFRLNYQSMVTPSSIYDCDMATGKQTLLKQTEVLGGYDKSQYATERLWATARDGVKVPLSVVYKKGVKRDGSAPLFLYAYGSYGYGQSATFSIPRLSLLDRGMVYVLAHIRGGNDMGEAWHDDGMLMKKMNTFTDFIDSADFLVKEKWTSKDRLVIEGGSAGGLLMGAVTNLRPDLFKAVHSAVPFVDVMNTMMDASLPLTVGEYLEWGNPNEKAAFDYMRAYSPYDNLQKKAYPAILVTTSFNDSQVMYWEPAKYVAKLRTLKTDSNPLLLKIKMEPAGHGGASGRYDALKDKAFETAWMLSQVGIIK; encoded by the coding sequence ATGTCCATCCGTACCCTCCGGTTTGCGGGCCTGGCGGCCCTTGTGAGCGTCACGCTGCGTCTCGCAGCGCAGGCACCCGTGCCCCCTGTGGCCAAGCAGGTCGAACACCTGTCTACCTGGCATGGCGAAAAGGTGAACGACCCCTGGTTCTGGCTTCGGGAGAAGGCGAACCCCGAAGTTGTGGCCTATCTGAATGCGGAAAACAGCTACATGGAGGCCATGACGGCGGATCTCAAGCCGTTCTCCGAGGCCCTCTACAAGGAGATTCTGGGCCGCATCAAGCAGACCGATCTCAGCGTTCCGGTGCGACGCGGCGCCTACCATTACTACTCCCGCACGGAGGAGGGCAAGCAGTACGGCATCCAGTGTCGACGCAAGGCCACCAACAGCGGCGCCTACGATGAGAAGGCTCTGGAGGAGGTCCTGCTGGACCAGAACGAACTGGCCAAGGGGCTGAAGTTCCTCAGCCTGGGTGGCCTGTCCGTCAGCGATGACGACAAGACTCTGCTGTACAGCACCGATGCCACGGGCTTCCGCCAGTACACGCTCTTCACCAAGGATCTGGGCACGGGCAAGATCAGCGCTCCCCTGGCCGAGCGGGTCACCTCCTTCACATGGGCCGCGGACAACCGCCATGTCTTCTTCGTCACCGAGGATGCCGTCACGAAGCGCTCCAACCAGCTCTGGCGCCTGGATCTGAAAGCGGGCAAACCTGAGCTGGTCTTTGAGGAAAAGGATGAGCTCTACGGCGTGGGCGTGGGCCGCACCAAGGACCACAAGTACCTCGTTTCCGCCAGCCAATCCACAGACACCTGGGAGATGCGCTACCTCGCCGCCAACGACCCCAAGGGCGCGTTCAAGGCCGTACTGCCGCGGGAAAAGGGCCACAAATACGACCTCGAACACCGGGAGGGCCTCTTCTACCTCCGCACCAACAGGGGCGCCAAGAACTTCCGCCTGGTTTCCGCCCCCGTGGCCACACCCGATCCCGCCCACTGGAGCGAAGTGCTGCCCCACCGGCCAGACGTGCTGCTGGATGGCTTCGATCCCTTCAAGGATTTCTTTGTGGTGGCGGAGAAGAGCCAGGGGCTCGAACGTTTCCGCATCTTCGATGTGAAAGCGAAAACCTGGCGGGATGTGAGCTTCCCCGAGAGCGTCTACTCAGCCTTCGACGCCGGCACTCCGGAGTACACCTCCACCACCTTCCGGCTGAACTACCAGTCCATGGTGACGCCCTCCAGCATCTACGACTGCGACATGGCCACGGGCAAGCAGACCCTGCTGAAGCAGACGGAAGTGCTGGGCGGCTATGACAAATCCCAGTACGCCACGGAGCGCCTCTGGGCCACGGCCCGGGATGGGGTGAAAGTGCCGCTGTCCGTGGTCTACAAGAAGGGCGTCAAGCGGGATGGCAGCGCGCCGCTCTTCCTCTATGCCTACGGCTCCTACGGCTACGGCCAGTCGGCCACCTTCTCCATCCCCCGGCTGAGTCTCTTGGACCGTGGCATGGTCTACGTGCTGGCCCACATCCGGGGTGGCAACGACATGGGCGAGGCCTGGCACGACGACGGCATGCTCATGAAGAAGATGAACACCTTCACTGATTTCATTGATTCCGCCGACTTCCTGGTGAAGGAGAAGTGGACCAGCAAGGACCGCCTGGTCATCGAGGGCGGCAGCGCCGGTGGCCTGCTCATGGGCGCCGTCACCAACCTGCGCCCCGATCTCTTCAAGGCCGTGCACAGCGCCGTGCCCTTCGTCGATGTGATGAACACCATGATGGACGCCAGCCTGCCGCTCACCGTGGGCGAGTATCTGGAGTGGGGCAATCCCAACGAGAAGGCCGCCTTCGACTACATGCGCGCCTACAGCCCCTACGACAACCTGCAGAAGAAGGCCTATCCGGCCATCCTCGTCACCACCAGCTTCAATGACAGCCAGGTGATGTACTGGGAGCCCGCCAAATACGTGGCCAAACTGCGCACCCTGAAGACTGACAGCAACCCCCTGCTGCTGAAGATCAAGATGGAGCCTGCTGGTCACGGCGGCGCCTCTGGGCGTTATGACGCCCTGAAGGACAAGGCCTTCGAAACCGCCTGGATGCTCAGTCAGGTGGGCATCATCAAGTAA
- a CDS encoding VOC family protein, with product MVEPVPAGFHTVSPYLVVPNGLAFLAFIEKAFGAVEKSRTLRPDGTIANAEVRIGDSMLMVAQAKDPWKPMPTGFYLYVPDTDAVYRAALAAGGVSTLEPADQFYGDRNAGVQDPWGNNWWIATHIEDVDEVEIQRRMAARG from the coding sequence ATGGTTGAGCCGGTACCTGCAGGATTCCACACCGTTTCGCCCTATCTGGTCGTTCCCAATGGCCTGGCCTTCCTGGCCTTCATCGAAAAGGCCTTCGGCGCCGTGGAGAAGAGCCGCACCCTCCGCCCCGACGGCACCATCGCCAACGCCGAAGTCCGCATCGGCGACTCCATGCTGATGGTGGCCCAGGCCAAGGATCCCTGGAAGCCCATGCCCACGGGTTTCTATCTGTATGTGCCCGACACAGATGCTGTCTACCGAGCCGCTCTGGCGGCAGGTGGAGTGTCGACCCTGGAACCCGCGGATCAGTTCTACGGGGACCGCAACGCCGGGGTGCAGGATCCCTGGGGCAACAACTGGTGGATTGCCACCCACATCGAGGATGTGGATGAAGTGGA
- a CDS encoding succinate dehydrogenase/fumarate reductase iron-sulfur subunit — translation MSQKSMNLTLHVWRQKNAKCDGKFVEYKADGVSPDMSFLEMLDVVNEGLIAKGEEPIEFDHDCREGICGMCSMVINGRPHGPKERTTTCQLHMRSFKDGDSITLEPWRAEAFPVIRDLVVDRTAFDRIVAAGGFITAPAGSPQDANALPISKEHADLSMDAAACIGCGACVAACPNASAMLFVSAKISHLGLLPQGQPERYLRVRDMIAQMDAEEFGTCTNHGECEAACPKSIKMENIARMNRDFIKASLTYRPASTSGGGAG, via the coding sequence ATGTCCCAGAAATCCATGAACCTCACCCTCCACGTGTGGCGCCAGAAGAATGCCAAGTGCGACGGCAAGTTCGTCGAGTACAAGGCCGACGGTGTCAGCCCCGACATGTCCTTCCTCGAGATGCTGGATGTCGTGAACGAAGGCCTCATCGCCAAAGGCGAAGAGCCCATCGAGTTCGATCACGACTGCCGCGAAGGCATCTGCGGCATGTGCAGCATGGTCATCAACGGCCGTCCGCATGGACCCAAGGAACGCACCACCACCTGCCAGCTGCACATGCGCAGCTTCAAGGATGGCGACAGCATCACGCTGGAGCCCTGGCGCGCCGAGGCCTTCCCCGTGATCCGCGACCTCGTGGTGGACCGCACGGCCTTCGACCGCATCGTCGCGGCCGGTGGCTTCATCACGGCGCCTGCGGGCTCGCCCCAGGATGCCAATGCGCTGCCCATCTCCAAGGAGCATGCCGACCTGTCGATGGATGCCGCCGCCTGCATCGGCTGCGGCGCCTGCGTGGCCGCCTGCCCCAATGCCAGCGCCATGCTCTTCGTGTCCGCGAAGATCAGCCACCTGGGCCTGCTGCCCCAGGGGCAGCCTGAGCGCTACCTCCGCGTCCGCGACATGATCGCCCAAATGGACGCCGAAGAGTTTGGCACCTGCACCAACCACGGCGAATGCGAAGCCGCTTGCCCCAAGAGCATCAAGATGGAGAACATCGCGCGCATGAACCGCGACTTCATCAAGGCCAGCCTCACCTACCGGCCCGCCAGCACCAGCGGCGGCGGTGCGGGCTGA
- a CDS encoding succinate dehydrogenase cytochrome b subunit, whose translation MSVAEQSIAGAEARGHGFLASSVGRKVVMAATGIILFGFVTVHMIGNTQAYLGAESFNAYAKFLHTMLHGAGIWIFRAVLLTAAGLHVWAAVTLTLDNQAARPVGYRAQQSQASTWASRTMRWSGVILAAFIVYHLLHLTTGTVHPNFDHANPYANFVNGFKVPVVAGFYIVAQLCLGLHMWHGVWSVTQSLGLAHPRYNSLRRNFATGLTILVVGVNITYPIAVLTGVIH comes from the coding sequence ATGTCCGTCGCTGAACAGAGCATCGCGGGCGCGGAAGCCCGCGGCCACGGCTTCCTGGCCTCATCGGTCGGGAGAAAGGTGGTGATGGCAGCCACCGGCATCATCCTCTTCGGGTTCGTCACCGTGCACATGATCGGCAACACCCAGGCCTACCTGGGCGCCGAAAGCTTCAACGCCTACGCCAAGTTCCTCCACACCATGCTCCACGGCGCCGGCATCTGGATCTTCCGGGCCGTGCTCCTGACCGCTGCTGGCCTCCACGTCTGGGCCGCCGTGACCCTCACGCTGGATAACCAGGCCGCCCGCCCTGTGGGCTACCGCGCGCAGCAGTCCCAGGCCTCCACCTGGGCCTCCCGCACCATGCGTTGGAGCGGTGTCATCCTGGCCGCCTTCATCGTCTACCACCTGCTCCACCTGACCACGGGCACGGTGCACCCGAATTTCGACCACGCCAATCCCTACGCCAATTTCGTGAACGGCTTCAAGGTGCCCGTGGTGGCCGGCTTCTACATCGTGGCCCAGCTCTGTCTGGGGCTGCACATGTGGCACGGCGTCTGGAGCGTCACCCAGTCCTTGGGCCTCGCGCATCCCCGCTACAACAGCCTGCGCCGGAACTTCGCCACCGGCCTGACGATCCTCGTGGTTGGCGTGAACATCACCTATCCCATCGCCGTCCTCACCGGCGTCATCCACTGA